A region from the Variovorax sp. V93 genome encodes:
- a CDS encoding helix-turn-helix transcriptional regulator: MNRNLALHRALDAISHLGDPEPPWAALLQGMQQLVGGDSATLIQIDGGGELLNFQQHDVSPAAERAYVEHFFAHDILIPPTFGAPPGSWFDTQELFSSSLLSKEGFYVDFMCPHGMRQCLIFIVEDSPQRRGALTVQRNMPAGRARRHLESAAVRRVDGALRRGLAQRDAMTRQWFDTAESAFDGFGEAICLATRHGTVLRASARARELLGQGHSLRLRGGRLWHPGAEVQRALQAALAQAPQAHQPIRLSIPDGWGGQSRLELVPAAPQLSLGREALVFIRMRHDGARTPPPVDSLCSAFGITPAEARVLAALIAGQSPKQHAGAQGVSVHTVRSQVGSLMAKMGCTRQAELVRKGLLAQPPLLETGRPA, from the coding sequence ATGAACCGGAATCTCGCACTGCACCGCGCGCTCGATGCCATTTCGCACCTGGGCGATCCCGAGCCGCCCTGGGCCGCACTGCTGCAGGGCATGCAGCAGCTGGTCGGCGGCGACAGCGCCACGCTGATCCAGATCGACGGCGGCGGCGAACTGCTGAACTTCCAGCAGCACGACGTTTCGCCGGCCGCCGAACGCGCGTACGTCGAGCATTTTTTCGCGCATGACATCCTGATCCCCCCGACCTTCGGCGCGCCACCGGGAAGCTGGTTCGACACACAGGAGCTGTTCTCCTCGTCCTTGCTGTCGAAGGAAGGCTTCTATGTCGACTTCATGTGCCCCCACGGGATGCGCCAGTGTCTGATCTTCATCGTCGAAGACAGCCCGCAGCGCCGCGGCGCCCTGACCGTCCAGCGCAACATGCCCGCCGGCCGCGCGCGCCGTCACCTGGAGAGCGCGGCGGTGCGCCGCGTCGACGGCGCGCTGCGCCGGGGGCTGGCGCAGCGCGATGCAATGACGCGGCAGTGGTTCGACACCGCCGAGTCGGCGTTCGATGGCTTCGGCGAGGCGATCTGCCTGGCCACGCGCCACGGCACCGTGCTGCGCGCCTCCGCCCGGGCCCGCGAACTGCTGGGCCAGGGGCATTCGCTGCGCCTGCGCGGCGGCCGGCTCTGGCATCCGGGCGCCGAGGTGCAGCGCGCGCTGCAGGCGGCGCTCGCGCAAGCGCCGCAGGCCCACCAGCCGATCCGCCTTTCCATCCCGGACGGATGGGGCGGCCAGAGCCGCCTGGAACTCGTGCCCGCCGCGCCCCAGCTCAGCCTGGGCAGGGAAGCGCTTGTCTTCATCCGGATGCGCCATGACGGCGCGCGCACGCCGCCCCCGGTCGACAGCCTCTGCAGCGCCTTCGGCATCACCCCTGCCGAGGCGCGCGTGCTGGCGGCGCTCATCGCGGGCCAGTCGCCCAAGCAGCATGCCGGCGCGCAAGGCGTGTCGGTGCACACGGTGCGCAGCCAGGTCGGCTCGCTCATGGCCAAGATGGGCTGCACGCGGCAGGCCGAGCTGGTGCGCAAGGGCCTGCTCGCGCAACCGCCGCTGCTGGAAACCGGGAGACCCGCGTGA
- a CDS encoding LuxR C-terminal-related transcriptional regulator codes for MNQNFALHRTLDAIAHLDDPQPPWSDLLQGMQQVIGGDSATFILLERGSELLSFQQVNVSPAVEREYVQHFCAHDILIPPTLGAAPGSWFDTHELFSPAFLSKNLYYADFMCRHGARQMLACIVDQGAQRRGGLTVQRSTAAYARRLLDSTRIRRVTQALRQGLARRDERARLWLDGAESALAAFGEAVVLVTPAGTVLRASAGAQEFFGASRALRLRGQRLWHPDAQTQQALAAGLRLAAQSHRRVRLPISGGPAGLQELEMARAAPQLSLGEEVLVLARIRIGRSQVAPSIDSLCSAFGITPAEARVLAALVAGQSPKQHAGAQGVSVHTVRSQLGSLMAKMGCTRQVDLVRKALLAP; via the coding sequence GTGAACCAGAACTTCGCACTGCACCGCACGCTCGATGCCATCGCGCACCTGGACGATCCGCAGCCGCCATGGAGCGACCTGCTGCAGGGCATGCAGCAGGTGATCGGCGGCGACAGCGCCACCTTCATCCTGCTGGAGCGCGGCAGCGAGCTGTTGAGCTTCCAGCAGGTCAACGTTTCACCGGCCGTCGAGCGCGAATATGTGCAGCATTTCTGCGCCCACGACATCCTGATTCCGCCGACGCTCGGCGCCGCGCCGGGAAGCTGGTTCGACACGCACGAGCTGTTCTCGCCGGCCTTTCTCTCGAAGAACCTCTACTACGCCGACTTCATGTGCCGCCACGGCGCGCGCCAGATGCTGGCCTGCATCGTCGACCAGGGGGCGCAGCGCCGCGGCGGCCTGACGGTGCAGCGCAGCACGGCCGCGTATGCGCGCCGGCTGCTCGACAGCACGCGGATCCGCCGCGTCACCCAGGCGCTGCGCCAGGGGCTGGCGCGCCGCGACGAGCGCGCCCGGCTGTGGCTCGACGGCGCCGAGTCCGCGCTCGCGGCCTTCGGCGAGGCGGTCGTGCTGGTGACGCCCGCGGGCACGGTGCTGCGCGCATCGGCCGGCGCGCAGGAGTTCTTCGGCGCGAGCCGCGCGCTGCGCCTGCGCGGCCAGCGGCTCTGGCATCCGGATGCGCAGACGCAGCAGGCGCTCGCGGCCGGCCTGCGCCTGGCGGCGCAATCGCATCGGCGGGTCCGCCTGCCCATCTCCGGCGGACCGGCAGGCCTGCAAGAACTGGAAATGGCACGCGCCGCGCCGCAATTGAGCCTCGGCGAGGAGGTGCTGGTGCTGGCACGCATCCGCATCGGCCGTTCGCAGGTGGCGCCTTCGATCGACAGCCTCTGCAGCGCTTTCGGCATCACCCCTGCCGAGGCACGCGTATTGGCGGCGCTCGTCGCGGGCCAGTCGCCCAAGCAGCATGCCGGCGCGCAAGGCGTGTCGGTGCACACGGTGCGCAGCCAGCTCGGCTCGCTGATGGCCAAGATGGGCTGCACGCGGCAGGTCGACCTGGTGCGCAAGGCGCTGCTCGCGCCGTAG
- a CDS encoding Hpt domain-containing protein, whose protein sequence is MSTQTPATAPLAGNVPATEDLGPLAWVLGEIQKSLDSVGKSLRRFVRDVGNASELESGPLQMARQQLHQSVGALQMVGNTAPALVLGAIEFAVQGFIAEPQRCTDSAVQKIERAGFAVIDFLNALLAGKAVSSVALFPQYRDVLELVGNERVHPADLWSMAWRWVEVRPALTQAAVSYDPAVRSRLDREVLQLVKTGDPQAARRLHALCLGLGRGVLLPRVASFWTLAAGFFEALALGLIPADAYVKRAASRVLLQYATLARGDSTVSDRLGQDLLFFCAQAVPGAQDEAATLRTVRTAWGVAGERQVDYTVEQFGRYDPLVLAQARKRIETAKEMWSALSGGDITRTRQVADTFAQLGESLQKLHPPISPMVEALTHAVEASVRSSQPPDTELAMEVATSVLYLEAALEDLDPSDPQLTSRTLQLAGRIERVREGGHSEPLEPWMEDLYRRVSDRQTMGTVVDELRSHLSELEKSLDQYFRRPAEKALLRTVPSQLLQMRGVFSVLGLDQAASTVQRMRDDVEQMLVGNASPVEEMQSFDALGNNLGALGFLIDMLGYQPTLAKRLFVFDAEAGELKPLMGRQAADGAAEAATPGAAPAAAEAVLSIEEVDAQIASKLAALATPNRKAKVSPIEEFSSKADSWTHKIAGPAALPDTEVTELEEDDLQNIFLDEAREVVQNGLAAIDELGSHPDDTEELTILRRAFHTLKGSSRMVGLTDFGDAAWSFEQVLNTWLADQRAATPDLLAGTRKALEEFSQWVEAIASGAQHGWQSAHFSRVANALLAGEPVPTAPTWVADADALAVAARHIAAEPPPAAPAPEPAQLLELPELPDLSLSPAAPVETAPAAPSELPPQTAPAAAKPEADDDFASTDFLDFESRPAPEAEATEAFGHSADFDFLAPAKAQAPVESIARFTAEPAVEPAAAADAPESPALEGLPDLDWATEIVPAKAEEPVALAEEPAPAPPEAPAAAAVPTEEPVAAPALLLEPEESAVAAAADEAPPAAAEPAPAVAAEEVARPVEAEETADAAAASGAEDQVKVIGPLRIGIALYNVYLNEADEWSRQLATEVGEWALESHERLPDSTIALAHSLAGSSATVGFHSLSGMARLLEAALQHLQMQGSGSREQGVVLVAAADELRRLLHQFAVGFLREPSEGTLQALRDIAAAPMPAEAAARVETRTLQHLVAQGNVADVALDDSEDAIDMVDAVDVDLFPIFEEEAAELLPQLGQALRQWAHHPDDSAPRASVLRTLHTLKGSARLAGAMRLGERAHRMESEIEVLGTQGGADRAEIEKLLTRLDALQATFDALRAADDATQAEVAQLVATASVTSPGVQLVQVPADTGVSANDETLMAGNENADAAAEATAAPSLLPRPAHALLAPLRAVSSQAVRIRTQLLDRLVAQTGEVIITRSRLEAELGQLRGSLTDLTGNLDRLRQQLRDIEVQAESQMQSRLAQAKDSQQSFDPLEFDRFTRVQELTRMMAESVNDVATVQRTLQKTVQATEDDLSVQARQTRELQRGLLRTRMVEFEGISDRLYRVVRQASKDTGKQVRLDIVGGSIEMDRGVLDRMTPAFEHLLRNCVAHGIEEPAVREKAGKDANGLIVIDLHQEGNDVSVSFRDDGAGLDHGRIAERARTLGLLAPGQELSPEEATELIFKPGFSTAGQVSELAGRGIGMDVVRAQIAALGGRIETHSTPGQGTTFKLVLPLTTAVTHVVMLRAGEVSIGVPSNLVELVQRVSSTELEAAYLHNSHPFGSEQVPFYWAGALLQASARSEHAASRNNTVVIVRSAAQRVGLHVDEVLGNQEVVVKNLGPQLARLPGLAGISVLASGAVALIYNPVAVAAVHGEQARERQAAALAAPAHAAGHGAPQEPLPVLAPAAPQVPLVLVVDDSITVRRVTQRLLQREGYRVSLAADGLQALERLQQERPAVVLSDIEMPRMDGFDLARNIRADDSMAGLPIIMITSRIAEKHRDYARTLGVNHYLGKPYSEEELLRLVRSYTSEPAALAAA, encoded by the coding sequence GTGTCGACTCAAACCCCTGCCACGGCCCCCCTCGCTGGCAACGTGCCGGCCACCGAAGACCTTGGGCCGCTGGCCTGGGTTCTGGGAGAAATCCAGAAATCCCTCGACAGCGTCGGCAAGTCGCTGCGGCGCTTCGTGCGCGACGTGGGCAATGCCTCGGAGCTCGAAAGCGGCCCGCTGCAGATGGCCCGCCAGCAGCTGCACCAGTCGGTCGGCGCGCTGCAGATGGTGGGCAACACCGCACCGGCGCTGGTGCTCGGCGCCATCGAGTTCGCGGTGCAGGGCTTCATTGCCGAGCCGCAGCGCTGCACCGACAGCGCGGTCCAGAAGATCGAGCGCGCCGGCTTTGCCGTCATCGATTTCCTCAACGCGCTGCTGGCCGGCAAGGCCGTGTCGTCGGTGGCGCTGTTCCCGCAATACCGCGACGTGCTCGAACTGGTCGGCAACGAGCGCGTGCATCCGGCGGATCTGTGGAGCATGGCCTGGCGCTGGGTCGAAGTGCGCCCCGCACTGACCCAGGCCGCCGTCAGCTATGACCCGGCCGTGCGTTCGCGGCTCGACCGCGAGGTGCTGCAGCTGGTCAAGACCGGCGACCCGCAGGCTGCGCGGCGGCTGCATGCGCTGTGCCTGGGGCTCGGGCGCGGTGTGCTGCTGCCCCGCGTCGCCAGCTTCTGGACCCTGGCCGCAGGCTTCTTCGAGGCCCTGGCGCTCGGGCTGATTCCCGCCGATGCGTATGTGAAGCGCGCTGCTTCCCGCGTGCTGCTGCAGTACGCCACCCTGGCGCGCGGCGACAGCACGGTGTCCGACCGCCTGGGCCAGGACCTGCTGTTCTTCTGCGCCCAGGCCGTGCCCGGCGCGCAGGACGAAGCCGCCACCCTGCGCACCGTCCGCACCGCCTGGGGCGTGGCCGGCGAGCGGCAGGTCGACTACACGGTCGAGCAGTTCGGCCGCTACGATCCGCTGGTGCTGGCGCAGGCGCGCAAGCGCATCGAAACCGCCAAGGAAATGTGGTCGGCGCTCTCGGGCGGCGACATCACCCGCACGCGCCAGGTGGCCGACACCTTTGCGCAGCTGGGCGAATCGCTGCAGAAGCTCCATCCGCCGATCTCGCCGATGGTGGAGGCGCTCACGCATGCGGTCGAGGCCTCGGTGCGCTCCAGCCAGCCGCCCGATACCGAGCTGGCGATGGAAGTCGCCACCTCGGTGCTCTACCTGGAAGCCGCGCTCGAAGACCTGGACCCGAGCGATCCGCAGCTCACCTCCCGCACCCTGCAATTGGCCGGCCGCATCGAGCGCGTGCGCGAAGGCGGGCATTCGGAGCCGCTCGAGCCCTGGATGGAGGACCTGTACCGGCGCGTGAGCGACCGCCAGACCATGGGCACCGTGGTCGACGAACTGCGCAGCCACCTGAGCGAGCTCGAGAAATCGCTCGACCAGTATTTCCGCCGCCCCGCCGAGAAAGCCCTGCTGCGCACCGTGCCGAGCCAGCTGCTGCAGATGCGCGGCGTGTTCTCGGTGCTGGGGCTCGACCAGGCCGCCAGCACCGTCCAGCGCATGCGCGACGACGTCGAGCAGATGCTGGTGGGCAACGCTTCGCCGGTCGAGGAGATGCAGAGCTTCGATGCGCTCGGCAACAACCTGGGCGCGCTGGGCTTCCTGATCGACATGCTGGGCTACCAGCCGACGCTCGCCAAGCGCCTGTTCGTGTTCGACGCCGAGGCCGGCGAACTCAAGCCGCTGATGGGCCGCCAGGCCGCCGATGGGGCCGCGGAGGCTGCAACCCCCGGCGCTGCGCCCGCGGCCGCCGAAGCGGTGCTCAGCATCGAGGAGGTCGATGCCCAGATCGCCTCCAAGCTTGCCGCGCTCGCCACGCCCAACCGCAAGGCGAAGGTCTCGCCCATCGAGGAATTCAGCAGCAAGGCCGACAGCTGGACCCACAAGATCGCCGGTCCTGCGGCCCTGCCCGATACCGAGGTGACCGAGCTCGAAGAAGACGACCTGCAGAACATCTTCCTGGACGAAGCCCGCGAGGTGGTGCAAAACGGCCTGGCCGCCATCGACGAGCTGGGCAGCCACCCCGACGACACCGAGGAACTCACCATCCTGCGGCGCGCGTTCCACACCCTCAAGGGCAGTTCGCGCATGGTCGGCCTGACCGATTTCGGCGATGCCGCCTGGTCCTTCGAACAGGTGCTCAACACCTGGCTGGCCGACCAGCGCGCTGCCACGCCCGACCTGCTCGCCGGCACCCGCAAGGCGCTCGAGGAATTCAGCCAGTGGGTCGAGGCCATTGCGTCCGGCGCCCAGCACGGCTGGCAGTCGGCGCATTTCAGCCGCGTGGCCAATGCCCTGCTGGCGGGCGAACCCGTGCCCACCGCCCCCACGTGGGTCGCCGATGCCGACGCGCTGGCCGTGGCCGCGCGCCACATTGCCGCGGAGCCGCCGCCGGCCGCTCCCGCACCGGAACCCGCGCAGCTGCTGGAGCTTCCGGAACTGCCCGACCTGTCGCTTTCCCCCGCGGCGCCGGTGGAAACGGCACCCGCCGCGCCATCCGAACTGCCGCCGCAAACGGCGCCGGCCGCTGCAAAGCCCGAAGCCGACGACGACTTCGCCTCCACCGATTTCCTCGACTTCGAATCCCGCCCGGCGCCGGAAGCCGAAGCAACCGAGGCCTTCGGCCACAGCGCCGACTTCGATTTTCTCGCGCCCGCGAAAGCGCAGGCGCCGGTCGAGTCGATCGCGCGCTTCACGGCGGAACCCGCCGTCGAGCCGGCGGCGGCCGCCGATGCGCCCGAATCGCCGGCCCTGGAGGGGCTGCCCGACCTCGACTGGGCGACCGAGATCGTGCCGGCAAAGGCGGAAGAGCCCGTGGCGCTTGCCGAGGAGCCCGCACCGGCGCCGCCGGAAGCGCCCGCAGCAGCAGCGGTGCCCACCGAAGAACCCGTGGCCGCGCCGGCCCTGCTGCTGGAGCCTGAAGAATCCGCCGTTGCCGCCGCCGCCGACGAAGCACCGCCCGCGGCTGCAGAACCGGCGCCCGCCGTCGCCGCCGAAGAAGTCGCCCGGCCGGTGGAGGCCGAGGAAACCGCCGACGCCGCCGCGGCCTCCGGTGCCGAAGACCAGGTCAAGGTCATCGGGCCGCTGCGCATCGGCATTGCGCTCTACAACGTCTACCTCAACGAGGCCGACGAGTGGTCCAGGCAGCTCGCCACCGAAGTGGGCGAGTGGGCGCTCGAATCGCACGAGCGGCTGCCCGACTCGACCATTGCGCTCGCGCATTCGCTGGCCGGCAGCTCGGCCACGGTCGGCTTCCACAGCCTCTCGGGCATGGCGCGCCTGCTCGAAGCCGCGCTGCAGCATCTGCAGATGCAGGGCAGCGGCTCGCGCGAACAGGGCGTGGTGCTGGTGGCCGCGGCCGACGAGCTGCGCCGCCTTCTGCACCAGTTCGCCGTCGGCTTCCTGCGCGAACCGTCCGAAGGAACGCTGCAGGCGCTGCGCGACATTGCCGCCGCACCGATGCCGGCCGAGGCTGCCGCGCGCGTCGAAACCCGCACGCTCCAGCACCTGGTGGCGCAGGGCAATGTGGCCGACGTGGCGCTGGACGACTCCGAAGACGCGATCGACATGGTCGATGCGGTCGACGTCGACCTATTCCCCATCTTCGAGGAAGAAGCGGCGGAGCTGCTGCCCCAGCTGGGCCAGGCGCTGCGCCAATGGGCGCACCACCCCGACGACAGCGCGCCGCGCGCCTCGGTGCTGCGCACGCTGCACACGCTCAAGGGCAGCGCGCGGCTGGCCGGCGCCATGCGCCTTGGCGAGCGCGCGCACCGCATGGAATCCGAGATCGAAGTGCTCGGCACCCAGGGCGGCGCCGACCGGGCCGAGATCGAGAAGCTGCTCACGCGCCTCGATGCGCTGCAGGCCACCTTCGACGCCCTGCGCGCCGCGGACGATGCCACCCAGGCCGAAGTGGCCCAGCTGGTGGCCACGGCCTCGGTGACTTCGCCGGGCGTGCAGCTGGTGCAGGTTCCTGCCGATACCGGCGTGTCCGCCAACGACGAGACGCTGATGGCCGGCAACGAGAACGCCGACGCAGCCGCGGAAGCCACCGCCGCGCCATCGCTGCTGCCGCGTCCGGCCCACGCGCTGCTGGCGCCGCTGCGTGCGGTGTCGAGCCAGGCCGTGCGCATCCGCACCCAGCTGCTCGACCGCCTGGTGGCGCAGACCGGCGAGGTCATCATCACGCGCTCGCGCCTGGAGGCCGAGCTCGGCCAGCTGCGCGGTTCGCTCACCGACCTCACGGGCAACCTCGACCGCCTGCGCCAGCAGCTGCGCGACATCGAAGTGCAGGCCGAAAGCCAGATGCAGTCGCGCCTGGCCCAGGCCAAGGATTCGCAGCAGAGCTTCGACCCGCTGGAGTTCGACCGCTTCACCCGCGTGCAGGAACTCACGCGCATGATGGCCGAGTCGGTGAACGACGTGGCCACCGTGCAGCGCACGCTGCAAAAGACGGTGCAGGCCACGGAAGACGACCTCAGCGTGCAGGCGCGCCAGACGCGCGAACTGCAGCGCGGCCTGCTGCGCACCCGCATGGTGGAGTTCGAGGGCATCTCCGACCGCCTCTACCGCGTGGTGCGCCAGGCCTCCAAGGACACCGGCAAGCAGGTGCGCCTGGACATCGTCGGCGGCTCCATCGAAATGGACCGCGGCGTGCTCGACCGCATGACGCCCGCCTTCGAGCACCTGCTGCGCAATTGCGTGGCGCACGGCATCGAGGAACCGGCCGTGCGCGAGAAGGCCGGCAAGGACGCCAACGGCCTGATCGTGATCGACCTGCACCAGGAGGGCAACGACGTCTCGGTGAGCTTCCGCGACGACGGCGCCGGCCTCGACCACGGCCGCATCGCCGAGCGCGCCCGCACGCTCGGCCTGCTCGCGCCCGGCCAGGAACTCTCGCCCGAGGAAGCCACCGAGCTGATCTTCAAGCCCGGCTTCTCGACCGCCGGACAGGTGTCCGAGCTGGCCGGCCGCGGCATCGGCATGGACGTGGTGCGCGCGCAGATCGCCGCGCTCGGCGGCCGCATCGAAACGCACAGCACGCCAGGCCAGGGCACCACCTTCAAGCTGGTGCTGCCGCTCACCACCGCGGTGACGCACGTGGTGATGCTGCGCGCGGGCGAGGTGTCGATCGGCGTGCCGTCCAACCTGGTCGAGCTGGTGCAGCGCGTGAGCAGCACCGAGCTCGAGGCCGCCTACCTGCACAACAGCCATCCGTTCGGCAGCGAGCAGGTGCCTTTCTACTGGGCCGGTGCATTGCTGCAGGCTTCGGCGCGCAGCGAGCATGCCGCGAGCCGAAACAACACCGTCGTGATCGTGCGAAGCGCGGCGCAGCGGGTCGGCCTGCATGTGGACGAAGTGCTGGGCAACCAGGAAGTCGTGGTCAAGAACCTCGGGCCGCAGCTGGCCCGGCTGCCGGGCCTGGCGGGCATCTCGGTGCTGGCTTCGGGTGCGGTGGCGCTCATCTACAACCCGGTGGCGGTGGCCGCAGTGCATGGCGAACAGGCGCGCGAGCGCCAGGCCGCCGCGCTGGCCGCGCCGGCGCATGCCGCCGGCCACGGCGCACCGCAGGAACCGCTGCCGGTGCTGGCCCCCGCGGCGCCGCAGGTGCCGCTGGTGCTGGTGGTCGACGACTCCATCACCGTGCGCCGCGTGACGCAGCGCCTGCTGCAGCGCGAAGGCTATCGCGTGTCGCTCGCGGCCGACGGCCTGCAGGCGCTCGAACGCCTGCAGCAGGAGCGCCCGGCGGTGGTGCTGTCGGACATCGAGATGCCGCGCATGGACGGCTTCGACCTGGCGCGCAACATCCGCGCGGACGATTCGATGGCCGGCCTGCCGATCATCATGATCACCTCGCGCATCGCCGAGAAGCACCGCGACTACGCGCGCACGCTGGGCGTCAACCACTACCTCGGCAAGCCCTACTCGGAAGAAGAGCTGCTGCGCCTGGTGCGCAGCTATACCAGCGAGCCCGCCGCGCTGGCTGCGGCCTGA
- a CDS encoding methyl-accepting chemotaxis protein has translation MSSIADKFKKLLPANSGNDKARVDGSGSISLDDVDTVQALEEKTIRLARKDGAPAAPLPAGFADELLGGGEAANEAASPEGAPAQAAGRAGSNPARQQRILAIMLAVVVLLLLLVAGSAILRAERLAQQVAATGQSLMQSQRLAKSISQALVGSAPAFVEVKDSADDLTRRVQGLTNGDDALRLERVGNQYDEDMAKINPLVVRADASAKVVLAQRQILTQVGAALRDINQQSSALLEMTETVASLKMQQNATLPEISAAGQLVMLTQRIGKSTNEFFTVEGVNPDAVFLLGKDLNTFQETTRGLLDGNAQQRFPGSKDPQTRQQLEAILKTYEQMRTQASAILGNLQGLVAAREAQASILTDSEPLRKSLGELQDKLSARTGLGAGTIVMLFVLSLAALALAGAIGFVQVREGRERAAVAERERLAAEQASEEAGRINNANQAAILRLMNELQTVAEGDLTQEATVTEDITGAIADSVNYTVEELRLLVGNVQNTATRVAQTTSQVESTSTELLAASTEQLREIRETGQSVVTMAERINGVSSQAQESATVARQSLQAASSGLQAVQNAIGGMNSIRDQIQETSKRIKRLGESSQEIGEITELISDITEQTNVLALNAAIQAASAGEAGRGFSVVAEEVQRLAERSADATRQISALVKAIQTDTQDAVGAMERSTQGVVEGAKLSDNAGTALSEIDRVSRRLADLIEQISQSASREADSANVVAANIQHIFAVTEQTGEGTRNTAQQVRELSQMAEELRRSVARFKIA, from the coding sequence GTGAGCTCGATCGCCGACAAGTTCAAGAAATTACTGCCCGCGAACAGCGGCAACGACAAGGCCCGCGTCGACGGCTCCGGTTCCATATCGCTCGACGACGTCGACACGGTTCAGGCGCTGGAGGAAAAGACCATTCGGCTGGCCCGCAAGGACGGCGCCCCGGCCGCGCCGCTGCCCGCCGGCTTTGCCGACGAGCTGCTGGGCGGCGGCGAGGCTGCCAACGAAGCGGCGTCGCCCGAAGGGGCCCCGGCGCAGGCGGCCGGCCGCGCGGGTTCGAACCCGGCGCGCCAGCAGCGCATCCTGGCCATCATGCTGGCGGTGGTGGTGCTGCTGCTGCTGCTGGTGGCCGGTTCCGCCATTCTTCGCGCCGAGCGCCTGGCGCAGCAGGTGGCCGCCACCGGCCAGTCGCTGATGCAGTCGCAGCGGCTCGCGAAATCGATCTCCCAGGCCCTCGTGGGCAGCGCGCCCGCATTCGTCGAAGTGAAGGACAGCGCCGACGACCTCACGCGCCGCGTGCAGGGCCTGACCAACGGCGACGATGCCCTGCGCCTGGAGCGCGTGGGCAACCAGTACGACGAGGACATGGCCAAGATCAACCCCCTGGTCGTTCGTGCCGATGCCAGCGCCAAGGTCGTGCTGGCCCAGCGCCAGATCCTGACCCAGGTGGGTGCCGCTCTGCGCGACATCAACCAGCAGTCGTCCGCGCTGCTCGAAATGACGGAAACCGTCGCTTCGCTGAAGATGCAGCAGAACGCCACGCTGCCCGAAATTTCGGCGGCCGGCCAGCTCGTGATGCTGACCCAGCGCATCGGCAAGTCGACCAACGAATTCTTCACGGTCGAGGGCGTGAACCCCGACGCCGTGTTCCTGCTCGGCAAGGACCTGAACACCTTCCAGGAAACCACGCGCGGCCTGCTCGACGGCAATGCGCAGCAGCGCTTCCCCGGTTCGAAAGACCCGCAGACCCGCCAGCAGCTCGAAGCCATTCTCAAGACCTACGAGCAGATGCGCACGCAGGCCTCGGCCATTCTGGGCAACCTGCAGGGCCTGGTGGCCGCGCGCGAAGCGCAGGCGTCCATCCTGACCGACAGCGAACCGCTGCGCAAATCGCTCGGCGAGCTGCAGGACAAGCTGTCCGCGCGCACCGGCCTGGGCGCCGGAACGATCGTGATGCTGTTCGTGCTCTCGCTGGCCGCCCTGGCGCTGGCCGGCGCCATCGGTTTCGTGCAGGTGCGCGAAGGCCGCGAACGTGCCGCCGTGGCCGAGCGCGAGCGTCTCGCGGCCGAGCAGGCCAGCGAAGAGGCGGGCCGCATCAACAACGCCAACCAGGCCGCCATTCTTCGGCTGATGAACGAACTGCAGACAGTGGCCGAAGGCGACCTGACGCAGGAAGCCACCGTGACCGAGGACATCACCGGCGCCATCGCCGACTCGGTGAACTACACGGTGGAAGAACTGCGCCTGCTGGTGGGCAACGTGCAGAACACGGCCACCCGCGTGGCGCAGACCACCTCGCAGGTGGAAAGCACCTCGACCGAACTGCTCGCCGCCTCGACCGAGCAGCTGCGCGAGATTCGCGAAACCGGCCAGTCGGTGGTGACCATGGCCGAGCGGATCAACGGCGTGTCCTCGCAGGCGCAGGAATCCGCCACGGTGGCGCGCCAGTCGCTGCAGGCCGCGTCCTCGGGCCTGCAGGCCGTGCAGAACGCCATCGGCGGCATGAACTCCATCCGCGACCAGATCCAGGAAACCTCCAAGCGCATCAAGCGCCTGGGCGAGTCGTCGCAGGAGATCGGCGAAATCACCGAGCTGATCTCGGACATTACCGAGCAGACGAACGTGCTGGCGCTGAACGCCGCCATCCAGGCCGCATCGGCCGGTGAAGCCGGCCGCGGCTTCTCGGTGGTGGCCGAAGAAGTGCAGCGCCTGGCCGAACGCTCCGCCGACGCCACGCGCCAGATCTCGGCGCTGGTGAAGGCCATTCAGACCGACACGCAGGACGCGGTGGGCGCCATGGAGCGTTCCACGCAGGGTGTGGTCGAAGGGGCCAAGCTGTCCGACAATGCCGGTACCGCGCTGTCCGAGATCGACCGCGTGTCGCGCCGGCTTGCAGACCTCATCGAGCAGATTTCGCAGTCCGCCTCCCGCGAGGCCGATTCGGCCAACGTGGTGGCCGCCAACATCCAGCACATCTTTGCCGTGACCGAACAGACCGGAGAAGGTACCCGCAACACCGCCCAGCAGGTGCGCGAGCTGTCGCAGATGGCCGAAGAACTGCGCCGCTCCGTCGCCCGTTTCAAGATCGCCTGA
- a CDS encoding chemotaxis protein CheW: protein MANRDALRAFQSRLASRLQAARTTGVAASWLAVEAGEGKYLFPLGHAGEIFPWTPPQPVPYTQPWFLGVANLRGGLYGVVHLSAFASGAPDNTAATEAARMQSRLVALNELLEVNCALLVDRLAGLRGAEAFTASEPPGAQAPAWLGHLYTDAAGERWQEVNLQALSQQPEFLSIGA from the coding sequence ATGGCCAATCGCGACGCTCTCCGAGCCTTCCAGTCCCGGCTTGCGAGCCGCCTGCAGGCTGCGCGCACGACCGGCGTCGCCGCCTCGTGGCTCGCGGTCGAGGCGGGTGAGGGCAAGTACCTGTTCCCACTCGGCCACGCGGGAGAGATCTTCCCGTGGACGCCGCCTCAGCCCGTGCCCTACACGCAGCCCTGGTTCCTGGGCGTTGCCAACCTGCGCGGCGGCCTTTATGGCGTGGTGCACCTGTCGGCATTCGCCTCGGGTGCGCCGGACAACACGGCCGCCACCGAGGCGGCCCGCATGCAATCGCGGCTCGTTGCCCTCAACGAGCTGCTCGAAGTGAACTGCGCGCTGCTGGTCGACCGGCTGGCGGGACTGCGCGGCGCCGAGGCCTTCACGGCTTCGGAGCCGCCAGGCGCACAGGCACCCGCCTGGCTGGGGCATCTGTACACCGATGCGGCGGGCGAGCGCTGGCAGGAAGTCAACCTGCAGGCGCTTTCGCAGCAACCCGAGTTTTTGAGTATTGGCGCCTAG